AGGACGGATCCTCCAGACAAGAAATCGAGCGTCAGattctcctcctcgtatTTCTTGCACTGCAAGGCGACATAATCTCGAGTGAGGCTTCCGAAGCCAGATTCGGCAAGAGCAGCGTCCGAAAATGGTTCCATCTGGCCATCGAcaatgagctccttgatgttATCGATAAAGGCCCATCGTCTCATTCTGGGGTCGCTATCGAGCAGGAGGTGGGCAAGGCCGGGGAATATAGTCCGATCTCCCTTGGCATTCTTCAGTTTGAAGAGGTTGACCGAGTTGGGGTGTTTGGACACCACGACGGCAGCCAGCAATTTCATGAATAGCTCTTTGACTCGGGCGTCCTGCATCAGCTGGGGAGCACACATGACTTCCCACATTGTGTTGATAGGAATGTCTCCCAGCGTGTGTGGGTCAAAGTTCTCCCCTTCTTGTCCATTCAGCTTAGCCACTCCCATCTCCAGCCGTGGAATGACTCTTCTTGTGTCCCATTGTTGAATGACACGCGCAAATGCATTGACTTGGTCCAAGCTATAGTTCATGCGGTTCTTGACCGTGTCCATCATCTCGTGTCGCTTGATGTGAAAGTTGATAGCACAGTCCTTACAGGATGCCAGCCGCAGTTCCAGGTTCTTCAGCACTGTCTTGGACATGGGAATCAGTCCTACGGCCAGCAGAAAGACGCATCGGATCGACAGTGGTGTCCagtcctccttcttggggtcctccttgtcgttaGGACCTAGAGGGCAAGCCCAATGATGGTCGGTATAGGGCTTTGGGTCTTCGTAGAAGTTCTCAGGCTCGTCAAGACTGGTGAATTCGACAGTTAGATGGTTGCTCAGGAATCTTAGTGTGGCGAGCGAGGCGGCATTTTGTGCTGTGGGCGAAACATCTCTATATCCCTGCTGAACAAGCTCCGACACTGTCTCCAGCGGAGGAGGCGATTCCGATTCAGACACTGTGTTAGTAACGAGTCGATATTGGCTGCTAAACAAGACAAACGGCTTGCGTGAGATATACTTACTCGTGTACAGCTGCTTGGTGACACACGTTCCCTAATGCCTGGATGCACAAGTTGGCTAAGAGAGGTTGGTCTTCGAAATTTCTGTTAGACTTTCGCCCGTGGGTTCAGGGTTGTGGTAGGTATCACACGTCCACTTTGAAGAATCCATTTATTGGGATCTCGCGTTTGAACTGTATATTTGGGCGGGAGAGTTGGCGATCAGGTGATATAtgaggtggaggacgagcgAGGCGCGTATGTGATATGTAGTTAGCTGCTTATATCGAGGGTGCAAGTGGCAATGAAACGTTTTTCATGTTATAATATCAAATCAAACTCCTTATTGTGGTTATGCCGGCCGGCATCTTGTATGCacactgtagctactggtAGCTCTTGCttggtactgtagctctttatcgtatgtacagtagataaATTACAGGTTTTACGGATATTTGAAATGaacaatacaagtagagtaCGACATGTACAGCAAAATAATGTAAAGATCTatagtatatatattatcATCATCTGTAGCGCCTCCTTTTATATGTCGACGGGTGAATTGCTCCGATTGTAGTGGAAACAAATCTCTGTGTAAGTTGTGTGGCAGATTGTATCTCAGTCTAGGGATCTATGCATATAATAAAATGTTCGTTTTGCCTAGCTAATAAATAATCTACAACTTGCTTTGAGTGGTTCGTCGTCCCCACTCGCCTGCGAGTCATTCAGCAGCCAGAGGGGTGGTTCGAAGGTAAGgcttgatggtcttgaaCTTGGGGAACAGAGTagcagcctcctcgttgGACACGCTGGGGTGGACAATGACGTCCTGGCCGGGGGTCCAGTTGATGGGGGTGGTGACTCGGTGCTTGTCACCGGTCTGGAGAGAGTCAATGACTCGAAGGACCTCAGCGGTGTTTCGGCCGGTGGAGGCAGGGTACTGGAGGATCAGACGgatggtcttcttggggtcAATGATGAAGACGGATCGGATGGTGAAGGCAATGCCCTTGGCGTCCACGTTGGTGGCGTCCTGGTGGTCGATCATGTCGTACAGAAGAGAAATCTGTCGAGTGGGATCGGCAATGATGGGGAAGGTGAGCTTGGAGTCGTTGACCTCATCAATGTCCTTGATCCAGGCCTTGTGGGAAGAGGTGTCGTTGGCAGAGAGGCCAATGAGCTTGACGCCTCTCTTGGAGAACTCGGGCTCAAGCTTGGCGAAGGCTCCGAGCTCGGTGGTGCACACGGGGGTGAAATCATCGGGATGAGAGAAGAGCACGGTCCAGTTATCGCCGATGAAGTCGTGGAACTTGATGGGGCCGTTGGAGGTGTCGGCCTCGAAGTCGGGAGCCTTGGAGCCGAGTCGGAGAGGAGCACGTTCAGTAGCCATTGTGATTGCAGGAGTACTGTCTGGGGAGATGGGGATTGAGCTACATCCCGGATACCGCTTCTTTTATATGGGACAGTGAGCAGACTTACCAATCCAGATTGACTTTGACCGTGTCAACCTAATGCATCCATTGAGAATTTTTAGTGTGCATTACGCCATAGTTGGGTCTTCTGGCGGAAGGTTTAGGCTGGAGGTGGCTGATAGGGAGCACCTTGGTTGACGAGGAGCActggttgtttttgtgcCCAATTGTGTCTTTGTAACCATGACTGGCGGTAGCCCTCCGCGTCAATTCCGCCTGTATGTTGCTCCGCTGCTGCccttctctttctctctcgGCTGATCGCCTCTCCAGCCTACTCGTCAAAGGTAGTCTATTGCTGATGCATAAGCGAGACAACATAACGGCTCATATTTGGGatgctctttttttcttcatcttAGCACGTCGACAGGCGCACGCCACCGAGCTAGGCGAAAACGAGCTCGATGGCGTCACAAAGagccactcctccaacagcCTTCTGTGGCTAAATGACGAGGCTCAATCC
The Yarrowia lipolytica chromosome 1A, complete sequence genome window above contains:
- a CDS encoding uncharacterized protein (Compare to YALI0A19426g, similar to uniprot|P34227 Saccharomyces cerevisiae YBL064c strong similarity to thiol-specific antioxidant enzyme), with the translated sequence MATERAPLRLGSKAPDFEADTSNGPIKFHDFIGDNWTVLFSHPDDFTPVCTTELGAFAKLEPEFSKRGVKLIGLSANDTSSHKAWIKDIDEVNDSKLTFPIIADPTRQISLLYDMIDHQDATNVDAKGIAFTIRSVFIIDPKKTIRLILQYPASTGRNTAEVLRVIDSLQTGDKHRVTTPINWTPGQDVIVHPSVSNEEAATLFPKFKTIKPYLRTTPLAAE